The Bacteroidota bacterium genome includes a window with the following:
- a CDS encoding class I SAM-dependent methyltransferase, protein MIIYSQCPVCLGTDFKEVMKAKDTTVSGALFGIAHCNACQHRFTNPVPSQDEIGPYYKSADYVSHTNTSKGFIHGLYQTVRKFTLKSKRRLVENVTSKGSGKHLDVGSGAGAFLATMKSAGWDCLGLEPDPDARQVAKADFNVEARPVEELFHLQKESFDAITMWHVLEHVHQLDAYMAQLKALLKVDGRLLIAVPNYASMDAKRYKEAWAAYDVPRHLYHFCPDAMRTLLQRHGLKLIRTKRMPFDSFYVSMLSERNTGGFMLRGIWNGFRSWCVALFNKERCSSLIYVIQK, encoded by the coding sequence ATGATCATTTATTCTCAATGTCCAGTTTGCCTTGGAACCGATTTCAAGGAGGTGATGAAGGCAAAGGATACGACTGTATCAGGCGCGTTGTTTGGAATTGCGCATTGTAATGCTTGCCAACACCGGTTCACGAATCCGGTACCGAGCCAAGACGAAATCGGCCCGTATTACAAGAGTGCGGATTATGTTTCGCATACCAATACTTCCAAAGGATTTATCCATGGACTGTATCAGACCGTTCGGAAGTTTACACTCAAAAGCAAACGACGTCTAGTTGAAAACGTAACGTCTAAGGGTAGCGGAAAACATTTGGATGTCGGAAGTGGTGCCGGTGCATTTTTGGCCACCATGAAATCTGCAGGCTGGGACTGTTTGGGTCTTGAGCCGGATCCAGATGCAAGACAAGTTGCAAAGGCTGATTTTAACGTTGAAGCCAGACCAGTCGAAGAGCTGTTTCATTTGCAAAAGGAAAGTTTTGATGCCATCACCATGTGGCATGTCTTGGAACACGTCCATCAATTGGATGCATACATGGCGCAGCTTAAAGCATTGCTCAAAGTGGATGGCAGATTGTTGATTGCTGTTCCCAACTATGCATCGATGGATGCCAAACGATACAAAGAGGCTTGGGCAGCTTATGACGTCCCCCGACACCTGTATCATTTTTGTCCAGATGCGATGCGTACGCTTTTGCAACGGCACGGCCTGAAATTGATCCGCACCAAGCGAATGCCGTTTGACTCTTTTTATGTATCGATGTTAAGTGAGCGCAATACCGGTGGCTTCATGCTTCGCGGCATTTGGAATGGCTTTCGGTCTTGGTGCGTCGCGCTTTTTAACAAAGAGCGTTGTAGCAGCCTCATTTATGTGATCCAAAAGTAG